CTTTGAGCAATGATCATGATAACAATTTCACACGCTCCACAAGTTGAGACACAACACTTTCcttttgattaaaaattcaATGATTTCGATGCTTTTCAAAAAGTCCAACCACAAGCCAACTAGACTATCTGAAATTTTtgtcttaattttttgttgGTACATAATAGGCCCTCAAATTGTTGAAATGAGGAAGAACACAATTTATGCAAAGTACTTTGGACCTCCAACCACCTTAATAGATATGACCATACTTTTGAATTTCTAACATTGAAAAGATAAATGTTGCATTACGATAACTCTTAGATATAagagttattaaacaaatttgaataataatttgtttGTCTTTTGAGTAagagttattataattttagttttaaatctaggaattatgttttttaattttgatgtcatttattttgtcttttagaaaaattaatgcTTGGTGTATGACTTTGAAGAAAGAAGATTTGAAGAAATGTTTAAGAATCAAAATGTTATAGGAAATTGTTGCAGTAAGTTGTGCATCAGATTGGTGAGCAACAATGCAGACATATTTGTGTGGGTCTTAGATGCATTCATAATTTATTCAAAGGCTCTCGAACACTCCAATGTTAAGATATGTTAAAAGGAAATGTAGTTGAACTACTTTTATCTTATTGGGATATGGAAGTACAAGGGAAAAGGGAGAGGGAGAGATAGTTGTCCTATAAAAGGAAGACAAACATTGAATCAAAGGCAGTGAAAATCATATCTAAAAATCAGAACCCTAGCTGCCATGttctttttggttttaatcatcCACCATTGAAGCTTTTGTATGAAGGGTTCTTGCTCAAAAAAGCAAACTTGCAATCAATTTGAAGGATGAACTGTTATAAGTGCTACATTCAACTTGTGATTTTCATCTTTGAGTCATCATCTTTGTAATTACTTAAGCTACAATGTTATCCTTACTATTGTATTTCATTTCCATGTTAGAGCAAAAGCTCATTATGAGCTAAACTACTTTAAGTTAAAGATTTATGAAGTATCGAATGGTGTTTGAGGTTTAAGATGTTTATAGCATGTTTGCATTATTTATTCAAGTGATGTCCTTAATTAAATCTGAATATGATCACTTTAGATTTATTGCTAGTTTTTTAACTtggaaaaggaagaaaaaaaatgaatttatttaatatgGATTAAGTCAAGATTCTTAGACAAGTGGTTGATATGAAATATTAGGAATAATATTTAAGTTCAAAGAACCAAACATGTACTAAACATTGTAGCATGGTTGGACATGAACATGAACATATGAATGACATGAACATGAACATATGAATGACATTAATACACTTGAAAACTATGATGATATAGTTGGAAACCCCTTGGGGTCACTTTTTTCATAATACTACAAACATGTTTTAGCAATTTAGAATCACTGAATAAGTTTAATCTTGATTATATCCTTAAGTTGTTTCTATACTctaatttttagatatttgattAATTACTCAAACTTCCAacttttagatatattttattttaacctGTCAATCAAAAAatgttacttttttattttattttctgacAGACAATTTgaatgtgttaaaaaaaatatcaaaattaattatataaacaaTACTCATGAAAAAATCTTTATTTATACTATGTGTATTTGGCCGTATATAtttgcaaatttaaaattatgcaATGCATTGTTTCCTCTTTTTTCCAACCTTCAGCATACCAAATGTGGTTGATAATTAATACATCACGCTTCTCCAAATTGACCTTTGTAGCCATTTAGCCGTAGGACGCTCATATAACAGTGTCACTTTGAGAAGAGCTAGTTTGTTCCATATAAACTTATAACATGGTGAACCATGTCCGTTatttaaactattaaaaatcttatttgacGATGGTTCATGAGATGCATATGAAAGACATTATCGTAATGGTAGTGGCTCACAAGTTATGTATATGAAAGGTATCTTAGTGGCTTATATAAAAGGTCATAGTTTTtatatacattaataataataaatattcaatatattcTTAACTGTAGAATGttaataaataagttattagtttataaatttttcatttaatatttctatAGACATTATCTATAGTGGAagagtaaaaatttaaaagaaccAATAAACTTCTCCTCTTTGCAACAATGACTGGATgtaattatttctattttattttatgaaaagtaaagagatatTAGTAAAtctttttacaaataaaataatatttagccTCCAAATCCCTTTCTCTCTACTCACTAGCTACGAAAACAATATATATCTCATTTGACCcattaactttttcattatatataaattgtgGCTCTTCTAACTAGAAAGTCTTTTTTTAAAGATTCCAGAACTACCGTGTCCAcataataataatctatataGGCAAACCCATGTATTGAAATGACATATTGCCAATTTTACAATTGACCACAAAAATTGTTTCTACTACCAAAAAATTGTTCCCATTGACTCCCACCAACCAACAAATTCttgtgaaaatttattttaaaaccaattattATGAACTCAAATAGTAAAAAATTGGCTTTGACAGATCTTACATTTCTCCAAATTTTTTTCCCAATATGTATCCGGTGATATATTGTCAAATTATATTGAATAAGtttcacaatatatatatacaatctATATAAAGTAAGCTTTGaattaatatgaataaaaatgttaattttataaatattttcatacaaatgaaattattatattaaaaaataaatttggaaaATCAGTCACAAAGTTAGTGACCAAATCGTAAATTAATTagtgaatatttttaataaaataaaataaatagtgaattttttatagtattaaTCTTTTGgtatcaaacaataaaaaaatgttggTATCTTTTTCTTTTACGGTATAAGTTAAGtcatttcattaataataatgtaatagattaataaaatgatttaatttgataccataaaagaaaaaaagtaatattttttgtttgtttgcaaaactaatatatgtatttgaaacaaataaatcaaGAATTTTATTATGCTTCCGAGTCTCACGATACATTTGACCGTtttatgtatattaaaaaaatatgataaataaaataaagagagttATGATTTTACTCTATTACTTCTATTAATTGTTGGTGTATAATattatcttaaataaaaaattgagaataaGAATTTGTAAATAATGTATATTGTATTAATAAAAGAGTATAACGGcctttttaaaacaattttcttttttacaaatTGTAGGacagaaaaattattatttgtcaaagttttacttaaattttcatttttcccATTAACCACAACCTCACAAGCAAATTAAACTCGAGAAGCTAGTCTTTGAAGTCTTCATTTTGGATCCTCAAAACATCATTTATGAATGATTTCCCATTATGCTTGGGGGAAAGATATCCCTTGTAGAAATCTGCTACCCCAATTGTTTTGAACAATGCTGGTGTTTCTGGAGTTATAAGAGTTGTAGCTGGGCCTATATTTCCACACCATTCTGGGCCATAAAATGTGGCTATAGATAGCCTCTCTTTTTGTGAGTTCACTATAGCTCGGTGTGTAGTGCTCTAATATATACCATTTGTCATTACCTGTCATAAAAGTAATGTTCCAAGATATAATAGGATATATATACAACATTGTGGAGATATATATCAATTTAGGTCACTCCTTAATTAgaagtttgataaaaaaaatttaagacatTTTGGCTCCTCTTTAATCATAGGTAtgcatttaatatatttatttttagctTGTTCAAAATACATACAGTTCTGAAGAAAATTAGTGTGTTTATATAGGCTAGAGTAGACCACAATATATGTAGTCTAATCGAAAGATGGGTTAGGCTAGTTTAATATGGTTTTGTAATATATCTTAATGGGTGTTGgaaaaaataatagataattaGNNNNNNNNNNNNNNNNNNNNNNNNNNNNNNNNNNNNNNNNNNNNNNNNNNNNNNNNNNNNNNNNNNNNNNNNNNNNNNNNNNNNNNNNNNNNNNNNNNNNNNNNNNNNNNNNNNNNNNNNNNNNNNNNNNNNNNNNNNNNNNNNNNNNNNNNNNNNNNNNNNNNNNNNNNNNNNNNNNNNNNNNNNNNNNNNNNNNNNNNNNNNNNNNNNNNNNNNNNNNNNNNNNNNNNNNNNNNNNNNNNNNNNNNNNNNNNNNNNNNNNNNNNNNNNNNNNNNNNNNNNNNNNNNNNNNNNNNNNNNNNNNNNNNNNNNNNNNNNNNNNNNNNNNNNNNNNNNNNNNNNNNNNNNNNNNNNNNNNNNNNNNNNNNNNNNNNNNNNNNNNNNNNNNNNNNNNNNNNNNNNNNNNNNNNNNNNNNNNNNNNNNNNNNNNNNNNNNNNNNNNNNNNNNNNNNNNNNNNNNNNNNNNNNNNNNNNNNNNNNNNNNNNNNNNNNNNNNNNNNATAGTggacaaagcaacacacttttgtagtcttgattgccaagacacaactccccctgcaaaaagtcatcatataaccagaagtagattttctagaatcaaggtcacctgccatatctgcatatgtgtagccatccaacacaggttcatcacctccatagcataaacacactttggaagtgcctctgaggtatctgagaatccacttTACTGCTTgcaatgatctttaccaggattagagagaaatcgaataacaactccaactgtatgagcaatatctggccttgtgcataccataacatacatcaaactaccaaatgcggatgcataaggaaccttcttcatctcttctttgtctttctcacttgtaggacatttatcagaattcaatttaaaatgagtagcaagtggagtactaacaggtttgcaattgctcatgttaaacctctctaacaccttctcaatataattgtgttgagacaaccacaatttattattcttcctgtcacgagtaattctcatacccagaatttgctttgcaggacctaagtctttcattgcaaaagacttgttcaaatctttctttaaagattgaatcttcttagtgtcatgaccaacaatcaacatgtcatccacatataataagagaataatataatcaccatcagagaatttcttgacaaacacacaatggtcagaagtagttttactatacccatgtttctccatgaaagaatcaaatttcttgtaccattgtcgaggtgcttgcttgagcccatacaaacttttctttaatttgcacacaagatgctttttacctttgacttcgaaaccctctggttgctccatatagatctcttcctccaaatcaccatgaaggaatgcagttttcacatcaagttgttcaacttctaggttcaaactagctgctaacccaagcacaactcggatagaggacatcttcaccacaggtgaaaagatttcatcaaagtcaataccttttctctgattaaaatctttcacaaccaatcttgctttgtatcttggttgagaactattctcttctgtctttatcttgtatacccatttgttcttgagtgcttttctaccattaggcaactttaccaaatcaaatgtgtgattctcatgcaaggaattcatctcttcttgcatggcctttaaccacttttctttatcaacatttgtaatagcttcttgataatactTTGGCTCTCTACTATCattgatcatcacatactcatggggatgatatctttgagaaggttgacgttctctagtagatcttctcaactcaaactcgattggtggctcaactggaacctgctcatcatggtgaggcacatgatcatcagttacattctcataatctacctgtatatctcccccatcaacaaaggttttTGCAGGGGGCTTAGGCACaatattttcaatgtaacttctggaatttggtttttgtttttcagctttatcaaaatcttcaatagtctgatctttaagaaatatcacatctcgacttctgataattttcttgtcaaccggatcccacaatctataaccaaattcttcatcaccataaccgacgaatatacactgtttggatttactatcaaatttggacctctcatctcatggaacgtgaacaaaacatctgcaaccaaaaactctcaaatgacggtaagaAATATCTTTCCCtttccacactctatttggaacatcaccatcaagtgaaatagaaggagaaagattgacCAAATCCACTGCaattttcattgcttcaccccaaaaggatttcgataattttgcatgagagagcatacatctgattctgtcattaatcgcacgattcattctctctgcaacaccattatgctgaggtgtctttggaacagTTTTCTTaaacctgattccatgttctctacaatactcttcaaatggacctctgtattcgccaccgctatctgatcgaacacatttcaatttccttcccttttctctttcaacacttgcatgaaaatgcttgaagactccaaatatctggtctttagatttcaaaagaaatgcccacacttttctagagtggtcgtcaataaaagtaacaaaatgtGATGCACCACCAaaagatttactatccatcatacaaacatcagtatgaactaaatcaagaatattttgcctcctatgaggaccagtattatgaaaagaaactctatgttgttttccaacAAAACANNNNNNNNNNNNNNNNNNNNNNNNNNNNNNNNNNNNNNNNNNNNNNNNNNNNNNNNNNNNNNNNNNNNNNNNNNNNNNNNNNNNNNNNNNNNNNNNNNNNNNNNNNNNNNNNNNNNNNNNNNNNNNNNNNNNNNNNNNNNNNNNNNNNNNNNNNNNNNNNNNNNNNNNNNNNNNNNNNNNNNNNNNNNNNNNNNNNNNNNNNNNNNNNNNNNNNNNNNNNNNNNNNNNNNNNNNNNNNNNNNNNNNNNNNNNNNNNNNNNNNNNNNNNNNNNNNNNNNNNNNNNNNNNNNNNNNNNNNNNNNNNNNNNNNNNNNNNNNNNNNNNNNNNNNNNNNNNNNNNNNNNNNNNNNNNNNNNNNNNNNNNNNNNNNNNNNNNNNNNNNNNNNNNNNNNNNNNNNNNNNNNNNNNNcgaggcgcatatgccataaatcagaagatgcatcttcaattgcattcacttcttccttgcataacttcgtaggcatcctatagagagaagtggaactttgctcctttgcaaccactagggaccctttggtgattttacatataccaccaccaccaaagtaagtgtgataaccctcaatatccaaggctttcaccgaaatcaaattgagacgaatattaggtacatgtctaacattcttcaattgaagcttgcaaccaatccaagtttcaacccaaacatctctcATACCGATatttttacatactccttcatctcccatttttaccatgccaaaatcaccagcactgtaagatgagaagaaatcacgcctaggagtaacatgatatgaggcacccgaatcaataatccaagttgaatcctaacatgcaaggtttatgcaATTATCATCATNNNNNNNNNNNNNNNNNNNNNNNNNNNNNNNNNNNNNNNNNNNNNNNNNNNNNNNNNNNNNNNNNNNNNNNNNNNNNNNNNNNNNNNNNNNNNNNNNNNNNNNNNNNNNNNNNNNNNNNNNNNNNNNNNNNNNNNNNNNNNNNNNNNNNNNNNNNNNNNNNNNNNNNNNNNNNNNNNNNNNNNNNNNNNNNNNNNNNNNNNNNNNNNNNNNNNNNNNNNNNNNNNNNNNNNNNNNNNNNNNNNNNNNNNNNNNNNNNNNNNNNNNNNNNNNNNNNNNNNNNNNNNNNNNNNNNNNNNNNNNNNNNNNNNNNNNNttgattgatctctcttaaggaacctgcaatttatttttatgtgacccgctttgccacaatgatagcatatcacttcttttctagtcatcaagttgcttcttgacttgctacgactttcagagttgtcgcatctatggaagtttctagattgacttctcctccgtgactctgtaactaatgcttttgactttgaggaagaatcaatcaaaccacgttcctttcttcgagcttcttcattcaacatgctctctttaactgttgacattttcaactttccacttggagctgaattggtcaacgtcacaacaagaacttcccaattatcaggcaaggaacttaacaataacaacgcttgcaactcataatataatttaatttctgtagttgtcaactgattcactgtattctgaaaaatacttatatgctctgccattgaatctccatctttgtatttcatattcaccagcttccgaatcaagaatgctttattttgcacattctttcgttcatacaactcttttaatttttcccacatcttgttagcatttatttcagtttcaacatgtggatacacactaagatccaaccactgcctgATCAACACCACttcctttctattcatcttcttccagtcagcgtcagatttatctgcgggtttagcagtgtcaccctcaataggatcatacaaatctttactgtataacatgtcttccatgagagtcttctaaagtgtataattagaagagttgagtttaatcatattgggacctttatttttcctcctccattaaaatgcacaaatcaaataactGAGCTATagataccattttttttcttttttttcaataataataatactaataataatactaataaaacgagtgggttccacttggagAGTGAACCCACCCAACAATGAGTTAAATTAGAGTAGACTAAGTTATACAACACAACTCtatagttttataaaaatgaaatattaatcaGTTATGATGAAACATTGTATGGCTCAATTAGGTTTTGTCTCTCAAATttacaaaacaacaaattagagattaaaattaaaggCACGATCAACAAGTTGGGCATGTTTAGTTTGAGCAtgtttctaaaaatttatttatgatttccATTGatctttatttttcaattcaagtTCATCATATTTGATTAAAATGGTTGACACAAAATTGATTGaattctaaaaatttatttgctATTTTGTAATTTTGGGGACCGAATTGCTCAACTCCAAAATTCTTTAACATggttaattttatagattttgagggatgaaaataaaatttaaaaataacttaaaaactaaaagtgtaaaaattattttcttatgatAAAACTCTAAATGTTATctttaagtaaaaattaattttaaaaactttttgaGACTTGCACGTGGAGGAAGAGcacatcaaatcaaataaactaTTTGAAAAAATCGAAATGCAAGATTTTTCTTGTTCAAGTAAAGGTATTGTATTGGATATGGTtgcaataaaaaaatcaaagaaatttAACTACTCAATCTCACAATGGCTTTAAATCCCTTAAATAATAAGAATgcattgtaaaaaataaataaaaaagagttacCTCCATAACATCTCCAAGACTAAGAATGAAAGCATTTGGGAGTGGCTTAATAGTAATCCACATTCCATGTTTTTGTATTTGAAGGCCTTCCACTTCATTGTTTTGGACAAGGATGGTGAGGGCAGAAGCATCAGTATGAGCCTTGAGGCCAAGGACACTTTCTGGTTGAGGACAAGGAGGATAGTAATTTATCCTAATTGATTGCCCTCCTTCTCCTAATGAATCTTTAATTTCATTTGGTTCTATGCCAAGAGCTTTTCCTATGTGAACCAAAACTTTGATGCCAAGCTCTCTAATCTTTATACAATAAGCCTCTAAATTTTCCCTGCACCAACCAACATTAACTTATAATCAACCAAAACTTTGATGCCAAGCTCTCtaatctttatattttgatgattcatatttgatatttaaaaacaattaaaaaaataagatgataTATTATATGTTCATTCATCATgttattctttcaatttttttttttaaattaattatatatcaaaatatagatttaacatttcaaacactttatttcaaacactttttttaaattaaataaaaaaatttaatttaaaaaataataataataataataatacctgAATGGCAGGGGTAAATTAGGGAATAAGTGAGAGTTTCTTAAGTGGGAAGGAAGTGTGAAAATGTAGAACAAATGAACCCAATTTGATGGCTCATCTTGAGACACATCAGCCATTGTACCAAACCCCTCCATATCTCCTGCTTTCTGCCAAAGCTTACTCTTTTCTTCCATTGAAAGATTGAAGAGTTCTTCAGCACCTTTCTTCATGTCTTCCACCAATGTCATGCTAACTCCATGATTAATTAGCTGTTATACATAATAATCATAGctgtatttatttataataaaaaaaaaaagggaaactTATATGAAAACTAACCTGAAAAAAACCCCATTCTTTGCATGCAATGTCTAGCTTCTCCAATTCAGAACCCTTCACTTCTTCATACAACAATTTGCTAAGGTCAATGACTGGGAGGTGTTGCAAAGAATCTATATTagataaaacaaaagggtcaatATTCCTACTAACATATCTCTCTGGAACACTGTTTAGTTCTCCATTCTTTGCTACTAATTCTTTCACACAAGGAAAAACAAGACAGGATCCTAATTCCTCTGTTGTTTTTGGTTCCATAGTTCCACAAATCCCAAGACTCAATTAATGGATGTTCTCTTCTATATCCAGTTTTGAGAATATaatgtgataaaaaaatatgtatatgatattgaaatataattttctaaGACAggttgttaatttttatttggaatGAAGGATTGATGGTTGAGGCATAGCTTTCCGTTGACCATATGATATGGATATAAGATGATGTATATCCCGCAATTAAGGTTTGAGTaagcaaaataaatttattcatttCTTTTGCACATGGCTTAGGCAGGGTCAtccacaatatatatatatatatatatatacatatattgttagttttattaagctgatttatttaattaaattaaaaaaaacattattatcattattactattattattattattattattattattattataaattgtatAGTTTACATTAAATCATAAACTTGATAACATTTTATCTAatttaaacataatatctaTTATCAATTTTGACATATTGAAagcaattaatataaatataaaatttaaataagatatcatgtaaagttatattttctaaaatgacacgttagatttcaaaatCGAACTTAATCTTATTGATTTATTAGTTTATTGGTTTCTCTAAAGATATATTTTGATACtcaatctaaaaatatatttaattacttattttaatatgttaatATGAAACAGATATTTAAATAGACTAACAAATCGTACCAACTTTTCAAAAAGGTCATATCAAACCTAAAAATAAGTCTATGCATGAAAGGTTGGAGCTAGGTGTGAGAATAGATCATACCGGTCAACAAGAAGCCTATGATCTAGCATACGTTAGACTTAAATCAGaccaaactttttttaaatggaCAATATCAATGCTTCTAAAAAATCTTATTTAGCTAAAAATGTTAGGTTACATGCCACATAAAATACCTTTTAGGCCAACTAAGCCGACCtacttaaataaatatgaatagtattttttattactataattattatactaaattttgaacttttttgttagatgataaattatttatatgtattacTATGAAATAGAATTGAAGTAGAATGtcatataaagttaaattatttaaaatattatgttaaatatcaaaatagaacttaaGTTTACTGACATATTAAATTGTTagtctatttaaatatatttcagattattttattcaaaaatattaaaatgtaaaagACTTTTAAGTAGAATAGCAGATCATAATAGACTTCTGTCaaagtaaaattgaaattaaaaaatcaaattataacaCACCATAAGTCAAGTTtaaacttcaaatttttttacaaaagagaCTCAAGATTCATAAAGCCTAACTCGGTTTTTTATTTCCCCTAATTACATAAAACTTATGaatgtcttatttttttattagatcgaCTCTTAAAATTACAAAGTTTAAGTCgctctattatatatttatcactaatgATCAATCCAATTAATTACCTAAGCTCCTATTTTAGCATGGACTGAACTATAAATATAATAGGGCCACAGTTGTATTATTTTCTCAAATGTTGGGTCGGCACACGAGAAACGTACCATGCACCCCTCACTTTAACTTCACACCCcatttttatagaaatacaattttacccttttaactaaacaaagttttaaaatattcgaaagttttgaaaaattcgAAATGGCAATTTCCATAATTTCCGAAACTTTCGAATTATTTAAAACTTCCGAAGTAGAAAActccaaatttttttaacttttttgcaagtttcaaattttcaaaataatgattacatttcgaaaatttggaaagtttcgaatatttccaaatctgaaaaattttgaaagtttctaaatctagaaaatttcgaaagtttccaaatctgaaaaatttcgaaagttttcaaatctgaaaagtttcgaaacttttcaaatatggaaaaattcaaaattttcctatttcgaaagttttgaattgttagaaagtttcaaaaattctggaattttctatttccgaagtttcaaaattttcgaaattctgaaattttctatttcggaaGTTTCGATAGttctgaaattttctatttttgaagtTTCGAATCTTTCAAATTGAtcgaaagtttcaattttttttatcaattcta
The genomic region above belongs to Cicer arietinum cultivar CDC Frontier isolate Library 1 chromosome 4, Cicar.CDCFrontier_v2.0, whole genome shotgun sequence and contains:
- the LOC101513344 gene encoding protein SRG1-like codes for the protein MEPKTTEELGSCLVFPCVKELVAKNGELNSVPERYVSRNIDPFVLSNIDSLQHLPVIDLSKLLYEEVKGSELEKLDIACKEWGFFQLINHGVSMTLVEDMKKGAEELFNLSMEEKSKLWQKAGDMEGFGTMADVSQDEPSNWVHLFYIFTLPSHLRNSHLFPNLPLPFRENLEAYCIKIRELGIKVLVHIGKALGIEPNEIKDSLGEGGQSIRINYYPPCPQPESVLGLKAHTDASALTILVQNNEVEGLQIQKHGMWITIKPLPNAFILSLGDVMEVMTNGIY